A single window of Pseudomonadota bacterium DNA harbors:
- a CDS encoding xanthine dehydrogenase family protein molybdopterin-binding subunit, with amino-acid sequence MEKYKILGKGIPRIDTPPKATGEALFTADISLSNMLVGKVLHSPHAHALIKSIDVSKAAALPGVRAVATREDSFDVKWGVFSYTRDHQLIAVDKVRYIGEEVAAVAADDEATALEALKLIDVEYEPLPAVFEAVKAMADGAPLIHDDHHHNINIHVNIDVGNIDQGFTDAHYVREDRFSAIGETYGMLETYAVIADYKASSGSLEIWMPNASPHTKAKALANLLKLPLNKVMVRRTNVGGALGGRSDIFPLDFITAVLSKKARRPVKIVYSREESMTCTRQVHDMVVDVKTGVDREGRILAQDIKVIMGGGGYSSTGPIAASVPFLVWEETYRLPSVRLNSYRVYTNRPIRGMYRCHGRAFLGGLGMQLDMIARDLGIDPVEIRLRNALKAGEYQATRSKIFGCGLSEAIKNAADKSGWGQKRGKMPYGRGIGMGANGMMCGFPMGIRGGSSAVIKFNEDGYPTILSGVVDNGQGNYHAMVQICSEILGVPVADIHIVAADTETTTLDVGAYSQAAVLVSGNAVKNCANDAKRQIFAIASLMLDCAANELDIVDKKIFVKDEDERMVPLHKVIRKGLLDNTPVIGRGSYMPAVANDREWVKHPVGQQADTFSFGANVVEVEVDPATGEVSVLQATGFQDCGFPINIKGVEGQYEGSIASGGVGSSLLEEHLWDDGRVLNADFLEYKLPTAMDVPEISANVVITNDPKGPFGAKEAGLFGSMNSFQAIGNAIYDAVGVWVNEFPITPDKVLKALEEKKKQEESEKMSGLGS; translated from the coding sequence ATGGAAAAATATAAAATTCTGGGTAAAGGTATTCCCCGGATCGATACCCCGCCGAAAGCAACCGGTGAGGCACTTTTTACCGCGGATATCAGCCTGTCCAATATGCTGGTCGGCAAAGTCCTCCACAGTCCTCATGCTCATGCCCTGATTAAAAGTATTGACGTTTCAAAAGCCGCCGCATTGCCTGGTGTTCGGGCAGTGGCGACCCGGGAAGATTCTTTCGACGTTAAATGGGGAGTATTCAGCTATACCCGTGATCATCAACTGATTGCCGTTGATAAAGTTCGCTATATCGGTGAAGAGGTGGCGGCGGTAGCCGCCGATGATGAAGCGACAGCTTTGGAAGCCCTGAAACTGATTGATGTTGAATATGAACCGCTGCCGGCAGTTTTTGAAGCCGTGAAAGCCATGGCTGACGGGGCGCCTCTCATTCATGATGACCATCACCATAACATCAATATCCATGTCAATATCGATGTCGGCAACATAGACCAGGGATTTACCGACGCTCATTATGTGCGTGAAGACCGCTTTTCCGCCATCGGTGAAACCTATGGCATGCTAGAAACCTACGCGGTTATTGCTGATTACAAGGCCAGCAGCGGCAGCCTGGAAATCTGGATGCCCAATGCTTCTCCCCATACCAAGGCTAAGGCCCTTGCCAACCTGCTGAAACTGCCGCTCAACAAGGTCATGGTGCGTCGGACAAATGTCGGTGGGGCCCTGGGCGGCCGGTCCGACATTTTCCCACTCGATTTCATTACCGCGGTACTTTCCAAAAAGGCAAGGCGGCCGGTAAAGATTGTTTATTCCCGGGAAGAAAGTATGACCTGCACCCGCCAGGTCCACGATATGGTAGTTGATGTCAAGACCGGCGTTGACCGTGAAGGACGGATTCTGGCCCAGGATATTAAAGTAATTATGGGCGGCGGCGGTTATTCCAGTACCGGTCCGATCGCGGCCTCGGTGCCTTTTTTAGTCTGGGAAGAAACCTATCGTCTGCCCAGCGTTCGTTTAAACAGCTACCGGGTGTATACCAATCGGCCCATCCGCGGCATGTACCGTTGTCACGGCCGGGCTTTCCTCGGTGGTTTGGGAATGCAGCTTGATATGATCGCCCGTGATCTGGGGATTGATCCGGTTGAAATACGCCTGCGCAACGCCCTGAAAGCTGGTGAATATCAGGCGACTCGGTCAAAAATCTTTGGCTGTGGTCTTTCGGAAGCAATCAAAAATGCCGCCGATAAATCCGGCTGGGGACAAAAACGGGGAAAAATGCCCTATGGCCGGGGCATCGGCATGGGCGCCAACGGGATGATGTGTGGTTTTCCCATGGGTATTCGGGGTGGTTCAAGCGCGGTGATTAAATTCAATGAGGATGGCTATCCAACGATACTCAGTGGGGTGGTTGATAACGGTCAGGGTAATTATCATGCCATGGTCCAGATTTGTTCCGAGATTCTCGGGGTTCCAGTTGCCGATATCCATATAGTTGCCGCCGATACCGAAACCACCACCCTCGATGTGGGTGCTTATTCCCAGGCCGCGGTGCTGGTCAGTGGCAATGCGGTGAAAAATTGTGCCAATGATGCCAAGCGCCAGATTTTTGCCATTGCCTCCCTGATGCTCGACTGCGCGGCTAACGAATTGGACATTGTCGATAAAAAGATTTTTGTCAAGGATGAAGATGAACGCATGGTTCCCCTGCATAAAGTGATTCGTAAAGGGTTGTTGGATAACACCCCGGTAATCGGGCGTGGTTCCTATATGCCGGCGGTGGCCAATGACCGGGAATGGGTAAAACATCCGGTGGGACAACAGGCTGATACTTTCAGTTTCGGAGCCAATGTGGTGGAAGTGGAAGTGGATCCGGCTACCGGTGAAGTCAGTGTACTCCAGGCTACCGGTTTTCAGGATTGTGGCTTTCCCATCAATATCAAGGGGGTTGAAGGTCAATATGAAGGTTCAATTGCTTCCGGCGGGGTGGGAAGTTCCTTGCTGGAAGAACATCTCTGGGATGACGGCCGGGTATTGAATGCTGATTTCCTGGAATATAAGCTGCCGACGGCCATGGATGTTCCTGAAATATCAGCCAATGTGGTTATTACCAATGACCCCAAAGGTCCTTTCGGCGCCAAGGAAGCCGGTCTTTTCGGGTCCATGAACAGTTTTCAGGCCATTGGTAATGCTATCTATGACGCGGTTGGAGTCTGGGTGAATGAGTTTCCCATCACTCCGGATAAAGTTCTCAAGGCCCTGGAGGAGAAAAAGAAGCAGGAGGAAAGTGAAAAGATGTCCGGGCTTGGCTCATAG
- a CDS encoding VOC family protein yields MTKKPKKIDHICLAVRNLEAARKTYENILGLELDCTYVAESEKIHVARYYIGEVALELMESTSPDGEVAKFIKRQGEGVFLISYQVEDVVEKMRELREQGYNLIDDQPRELFGNRYAFINPPDQLCGVLTEIVDGEFIPDENGNK; encoded by the coding sequence ATGACTAAGAAACCAAAAAAAATCGACCATATCTGTCTTGCCGTTCGTAATCTGGAGGCGGCGCGGAAAACATACGAAAACATCCTGGGGCTGGAACTGGACTGTACCTACGTGGCTGAAAGTGAAAAAATACATGTGGCCCGCTACTATATCGGCGAAGTGGCCCTGGAATTGATGGAGTCTACCTCTCCTGATGGCGAGGTGGCTAAATTCATCAAACGTCAGGGTGAAGGGGTTTTTCTGATTTCCTACCAGGTTGAAGACGTGGTGGAAAAGATGCGGGAACTGCGGGAACAGGGATATAACCTGATTGATGACCAACCCCGGGAGCTGTTTGGCAACCGGTATGCCTTTATTAATCCTCCAGATCAACTTTGTGGGGTGCTGACGGAAATTGTTGACGGGGAATTCATCCCGGATGAGAACGGAAATAAATAG
- a CDS encoding cobalamin B12-binding domain-containing protein, translating to MKVLIAKPGLDGHDKGAKVVCHTLRDAGIEVIYTGLHKSVEEIVSAAIQEDVDAIGLSILSGAHLYYAEKIIDNLKAKDAGDIIVFVGGVIPDRDMEKLRNLGVKGIFPGGSSLDATADFLCQHTGQN from the coding sequence ATGAAAGTTCTGATTGCCAAACCCGGACTTGACGGCCATGACAAGGGGGCAAAGGTGGTTTGCCATACCTTGCGAGATGCTGGAATTGAAGTGATTTACACCGGCTTGCACAAATCGGTAGAAGAAATTGTCAGTGCCGCCATCCAGGAGGATGTAGACGCCATTGGCTTGAGCATTCTTTCCGGTGCTCATCTCTATTATGCTGAAAAGATTATTGACAACCTGAAAGCCAAGGATGCCGGTGACATTATTGTTTTTGTCGGTGGCGTTATCCCGGATCGGGATATGGAGAAATTGCGAAATCTGGGGGTTAAAGGTATTTTTCCCGGAGGATCTTCGCTGGACGCGACTGCGGATTTTCTGTGCCAGCATACTGGACAGAACTAA
- a CDS encoding methylmalonyl-CoA mutase family protein translates to MGVAKYTRDEKDRITGVEYQSGIKVKTVYTPEDLEKCGFDYRQDLNDPGEYPFTRGIHSQGYRSRAWTMRQYSGFGTPEQTNERFKLLIANGQNGLNVAFDLPTQMGLDSDDPAAQGEVGRVGMAVDSLRDFELAFKDIALDKIGSGLTINAVASIMMAMYQAVAEKYGYRKEVISATPQNDILKEIVGRGAWLYPPRAGVKLIGDTIEYSVKELPRCNPVSICGYHLRESGATPAQEIAYAIQIANTYIDEVLQRGLEIDDFVGRFSFNINIYGNLWETVAKFRAAKKMWARNLVERYGAGKKNKKVLFFRGLFGGGGSGLTKQQPMNNIVRGAYYGLAAALGGAQTTALCSYDEAYTIPTPQSALISLRTLQMLMDEVGLRDTVDPLAGSYFIETITKEMEAMIEKEMAEIDNYGGMLKAVEDGFVQTKIARQEYEFQKGLENGDYVKIGVNKQVMEEEKQEVELHEYDEEMAAIKIKGLQELKNERDNQAVRHNLLRLEETCRNGKNVMPVLVECCKSYATVGEMAGVYKNIYGLFKEPNIFK, encoded by the coding sequence ATGGGAGTAGCAAAATACACCCGGGATGAGAAAGACCGGATTACCGGGGTTGAATATCAGTCCGGGATTAAAGTGAAAACGGTATACACCCCGGAAGATCTTGAAAAATGTGGTTTTGATTACCGGCAGGATCTGAATGATCCGGGGGAGTATCCTTTTACCCGCGGAATTCATTCCCAGGGATACCGCAGTCGGGCCTGGACCATGCGCCAGTATTCCGGTTTCGGCACCCCGGAGCAGACTAATGAACGATTTAAACTGCTGATTGCCAACGGCCAGAATGGTTTGAATGTCGCTTTTGATCTACCCACCCAGATGGGCCTTGATTCCGATGATCCGGCAGCCCAGGGCGAAGTGGGCAGGGTAGGGATGGCGGTTGATTCACTGCGGGATTTTGAGCTGGCTTTCAAAGATATTGCCCTTGATAAAATTGGTTCCGGCCTGACCATTAACGCCGTCGCCTCGATTATGATGGCCATGTACCAGGCGGTGGCGGAAAAGTATGGCTATCGGAAGGAAGTTATCAGCGCTACGCCGCAAAATGACATCCTCAAGGAAATTGTTGGCCGTGGTGCCTGGCTTTATCCACCCCGAGCCGGGGTCAAGCTGATCGGCGATACCATCGAATATTCGGTGAAGGAGCTGCCGAGATGCAATCCGGTCAGCATCTGCGGCTATCACCTGCGGGAATCGGGGGCGACGCCGGCCCAGGAAATAGCCTACGCCATCCAGATTGCCAATACCTATATTGATGAAGTTCTGCAGCGGGGCCTGGAGATTGATGATTTCGTCGGTCGTTTTTCCTTCAATATCAATATTTATGGCAATCTCTGGGAGACGGTGGCTAAATTCAGGGCGGCGAAAAAGATGTGGGCCCGGAATCTGGTTGAACGCTATGGGGCCGGCAAAAAGAATAAAAAAGTCCTTTTTTTCCGGGGTCTGTTTGGCGGCGGTGGTTCAGGCCTGACGAAACAGCAGCCCATGAATAATATCGTTCGCGGGGCGTATTACGGTTTGGCCGCCGCCCTCGGCGGTGCCCAGACGACGGCCCTTTGTTCCTATGATGAAGCCTATACCATTCCCACCCCCCAGTCAGCCTTGATTTCACTCAGAACCCTGCAGATGCTGATGGATGAAGTGGGCCTGCGGGATACGGTTGATCCCCTGGCCGGTTCCTATTTTATCGAAACCATTACCAAGGAAATGGAAGCCATGATTGAAAAGGAAATGGCTGAAATCGACAACTACGGCGGTATGCTGAAGGCGGTTGAAGATGGTTTTGTTCAGACGAAAATCGCCCGCCAGGAATATGAATTCCAAAAAGGCCTGGAAAATGGTGATTACGTAAAAATCGGGGTCAACAAACAGGTGATGGAAGAGGAAAAGCAGGAAGTTGAACTGCATGAATATGATGAGGAAATGGCAGCGATCAAAATCAAAGGCCTGCAGGAGTTGAAAAATGAGCGGGATAACCAGGCCGTGCGTCATAATCTGCTCCGCCTGGAAGAAACCTGCCGGAATGGGAAGAATGTCATGCCGGTTCTGGTGGAATGTTGTAAAAGTTATGCCACCGTCGGCGAAATGGCCGGGGTTTACAAAAATATATATGGCCTGTTTAAAGAGCCGAATATTTTCAAATAA
- a CDS encoding hydantoinase/oxoprolinase family protein, which yields MKFKIGIDVGGTFTDFLLTGEDGSTEIYKVLSTPDDPSIATMRGINEMAGSRNISIKDFLRDVTTIVHGTTVTTNAVLTYTGVKTGLLTTEGTRDALEMRRGIREEQYNNRYPNARPVVERYLRLPVSERLDYRGEVLTSLDQDDLKEKIEYLKKEKVEALAICFMNSFANDCHEQAAAVMARELLPDCYITVSAELLPSIRFYDRISTTALNSYIGPILKRYLEALIAKLKKEDFQGILLIMASNGGVVSPPQAMEKAALTLLSGPAGGPVAGVFYAGVQKYDDCITVDMGGTSFDAAVIKNKKPSTTTVGEINRLRTALPMLNVVTIGAGGGSIGWIDEGGLLRMGPQSAGSKPGPVCYGLGGTEPTCTDADLLLGYLEPGFFAGGRINLEKDKAERAILEKIAQPLGYDVIEAAAGMYNIINVNMAAAVREVAVKEGADPRDFPMVVAGGAGPNHSCMIARELEIPSMIIPRESSIFCAAGMLMSDLQHDLVKSYITRLDQADPTLWRRYFQEMTDSGRQLLAAEGIPEEKIRFIYSLDLRYLRQYHEVNVEISENDFENGDWNAISAKFHPVHNRLYGYSLEEEHTPVELINLRLIAIGVTEKPAFNSVPFAGESPEKAFKKQREVYLPSERNFRPLNVYDALKLEYGNRVQGPAILEQVNTTAFITPEYDVVVDRYGSYCVYARELENEIVKRIMST from the coding sequence ATGAAATTCAAGATCGGCATTGATGTGGGGGGAACATTTACCGACTTTCTGCTCACCGGAGAAGATGGTTCAACCGAGATTTATAAAGTTCTCTCCACTCCCGATGATCCTTCCATTGCCACTATGCGGGGAATCAATGAGATGGCTGGCAGTCGCAATATCTCGATTAAGGATTTCCTCCGGGATGTTACCACCATTGTCCACGGAACCACCGTAACTACTAATGCCGTCCTGACCTATACCGGTGTAAAAACCGGATTGCTGACTACCGAGGGAACCCGGGATGCCCTGGAAATGAGGCGTGGAATCCGGGAAGAACAGTACAATAATCGTTATCCCAATGCCCGGCCGGTGGTGGAGCGCTACTTGCGTTTGCCGGTTTCCGAGCGTCTGGATTACCGGGGTGAGGTATTAACGTCTCTTGATCAGGACGATCTTAAGGAAAAAATTGAATACTTGAAAAAGGAAAAGGTGGAAGCCCTGGCCATCTGTTTCATGAATTCATTTGCCAACGACTGCCATGAACAGGCTGCGGCCGTTATGGCCAGAGAGTTGCTGCCGGATTGCTATATCACGGTATCCGCGGAGCTTCTGCCTTCGATCCGTTTTTACGACCGGATCAGTACCACCGCCCTCAATTCCTATATTGGTCCCATTCTCAAACGCTATCTCGAAGCTTTAATCGCCAAGTTGAAAAAAGAGGATTTTCAGGGCATCCTGTTGATCATGGCTTCCAACGGGGGAGTGGTTTCGCCGCCGCAGGCAATGGAAAAAGCTGCCCTGACCCTGCTTTCCGGCCCGGCCGGGGGTCCGGTAGCCGGGGTTTTTTATGCCGGGGTTCAAAAGTATGATGATTGCATCACTGTTGATATGGGGGGCACCAGCTTTGATGCCGCGGTGATCAAGAATAAAAAACCTTCAACCACCACCGTGGGAGAAATTAATCGTCTGCGGACGGCACTGCCGATGCTGAATGTGGTTACCATCGGGGCCGGCGGCGGCAGCATCGGCTGGATTGATGAGGGTGGCCTTTTGCGCATGGGACCCCAGAGTGCCGGTTCTAAGCCCGGTCCTGTCTGTTATGGCCTGGGAGGTACGGAACCCACCTGTACCGATGCCGATTTGCTGCTTGGTTATTTGGAACCGGGTTTTTTCGCCGGCGGCCGGATTAACCTGGAGAAGGATAAAGCCGAAAGGGCGATTCTGGAAAAGATTGCCCAGCCGCTGGGATATGATGTTATTGAAGCCGCAGCGGGGATGTATAATATTATCAATGTCAATATGGCAGCGGCTGTGCGTGAAGTGGCGGTCAAAGAGGGTGCTGATCCCCGTGATTTTCCTATGGTGGTTGCCGGGGGCGCCGGTCCCAATCACTCCTGCATGATTGCCCGTGAGCTGGAAATACCCTCAATGATTATCCCCCGGGAATCATCCATTTTCTGTGCCGCCGGCATGCTCATGTCTGATTTGCAGCATGACTTGGTCAAAAGTTATATTACCCGGCTTGATCAGGCAGATCCGACACTCTGGCGGCGTTATTTCCAGGAAATGACCGATTCAGGACGGCAGTTGCTGGCGGCTGAGGGTATCCCTGAGGAAAAAATTCGTTTCATCTATTCACTGGATTTACGTTACCTGCGCCAATATCACGAAGTGAATGTGGAAATCAGCGAAAATGATTTTGAAAATGGCGACTGGAATGCAATTTCCGCCAAATTCCATCCGGTTCACAATCGGTTGTATGGCTACTCCCTGGAGGAGGAGCATACTCCGGTTGAGTTGATTAACCTGCGCTTGATTGCTATTGGTGTTACCGAGAAGCCGGCTTTTAATTCAGTCCCTTTTGCCGGGGAAAGTCCGGAAAAGGCTTTCAAGAAGCAGCGTGAAGTTTATCTCCCCAGCGAGAGGAACTTTCGGCCGCTCAATGTGTATGATGCCCTTAAGCTGGAATACGGTAATCGGGTGCAGGGACCGGCGATCTTGGAGCAGGTTAACACCACCGCTTTTATTACCCCGGAATATGATGTGGTGGTTGATCGCTATGGCAGTTACTGCGTCTATGCCCGGGAACTGGAAAATGAAATTGTCAAACGGATCATGTCAACCTGA
- a CDS encoding hydantoinase B/oxoprolinase family protein, translating into MESQTIDKVLVSILRRRFKAITDEMSIALEKTTRSPILCEAKDFVTGLYDAEGKMLEQTENLPILAFSLAPVCKYIINYFGDEIYPGDVIFHNDVFSMGNQNNDVAVFKPIFFQDTLVGWSACKGHQADIGGAVQGGYNPNATEVWQEALRIPPVKVYERGKLRKDVWDLIFANIRLPIVAEDMKAEIGSCVVGERGLLGIMGRYGIDVFERHKEYLFAATEKMMRAEISTIPAGLYQGESTVFYDGKNPGSKYQIRVAITVKKDSIAFDYSATDPQTPGFVNGTFTSSASATILTFLQMVNPDIPHNDGMVRPIEIIIPEGTILNARYPAATTYGNHLCPNNADAIMRALGPVIPDRVTAEWGELLCALTTGIDPRKMEAYVDIGFMGLKGGSGAIKGCDGYDHIGMIDASGGILDQDYEMFEQQTPHLLLEHEYWCDSAGAGEWRGGLGVQTRFVIGSDNTRVVTFGDGDIEPAFGVHGGKPGTLNIIKLIYPGDKVYTATTKDLIENVPKGTVFFQQAGGGGGYGEPYGRSPDKVFQDVRNGVLSPEQARTLYGVAVDMKDMTVDQAETEKLRAGSRI; encoded by the coding sequence ATGGAGTCACAAACCATCGATAAAGTACTGGTTTCAATCCTCAGGCGAAGGTTCAAAGCCATAACTGATGAGATGAGCATCGCCCTGGAGAAAACGACGCGTTCACCCATCCTCTGTGAAGCCAAGGATTTTGTTACCGGTCTTTATGATGCCGAAGGAAAGATGCTGGAGCAGACGGAAAACCTGCCTATCCTGGCCTTCTCCTTGGCTCCGGTCTGCAAATATATCATTAACTACTTTGGTGATGAAATCTATCCGGGCGATGTCATTTTTCACAATGATGTCTTTTCCATGGGCAACCAGAATAACGACGTAGCGGTTTTTAAACCGATATTTTTCCAGGACACCCTGGTCGGCTGGTCGGCCTGCAAAGGGCACCAGGCAGATATCGGCGGCGCGGTCCAGGGCGGCTACAATCCCAACGCTACCGAGGTCTGGCAGGAAGCCTTAAGAATTCCGCCAGTAAAAGTGTATGAACGGGGCAAGCTAAGGAAAGATGTCTGGGACCTGATTTTTGCCAATATCCGCCTGCCCATTGTTGCCGAAGATATGAAGGCCGAAATCGGCAGTTGCGTGGTTGGTGAACGGGGTCTGCTGGGGATCATGGGAAGGTATGGCATTGATGTCTTTGAACGTCATAAAGAATATCTTTTTGCAGCCACGGAAAAAATGATGCGGGCCGAAATCAGCACGATTCCCGCAGGTCTTTACCAGGGGGAAAGTACGGTTTTCTACGATGGCAAAAACCCCGGATCAAAATATCAAATCCGGGTTGCAATCACGGTGAAAAAAGATAGTATTGCCTTTGATTACAGTGCTACTGATCCCCAGACTCCCGGTTTTGTCAATGGTACATTTACTTCCAGTGCTTCGGCCACCATCCTGACTTTTTTGCAGATGGTCAATCCCGATATTCCGCATAATGACGGCATGGTCCGGCCCATAGAGATTATTATTCCCGAAGGTACCATCCTCAATGCCCGTTATCCGGCAGCAACCACCTATGGCAATCATCTCTGTCCCAATAATGCCGATGCCATCATGCGGGCCCTTGGCCCCGTTATTCCCGACCGGGTTACCGCCGAGTGGGGCGAGTTGCTGTGCGCCCTGACCACCGGTATTGATCCCCGGAAGATGGAAGCCTATGTAGATATTGGCTTCATGGGGCTGAAAGGCGGTTCCGGGGCGATCAAAGGCTGTGACGGCTATGATCATATCGGCATGATTGACGCCTCAGGAGGGATCCTGGACCAGGACTACGAAATGTTTGAACAGCAGACTCCTCATTTGTTGCTGGAACATGAATACTGGTGTGATTCCGCCGGCGCCGGAGAATGGCGTGGCGGCCTGGGGGTGCAGACCCGTTTTGTAATTGGCAGTGATAATACCCGGGTAGTTACCTTCGGCGACGGTGATATTGAACCGGCATTCGGGGTTCATGGTGGTAAACCGGGAACTCTCAATATTATCAAGCTGATTTATCCCGGGGATAAAGTTTATACGGCAACAACGAAAGACCTGATTGAAAACGTGCCTAAGGGGACGGTTTTCTTCCAGCAGGCCGGCGGAGGTGGTGGTTACGGTGAGCCGTATGGCCGTTCGCCGGATAAAGTTTTTCAGGATGTCAGAAATGGGGTGTTGTCCCCGGAACAGGCTCGAACACTCTATGGGGTGGCCGTGGATATGAAAGATATGACTGTTGATCAGGCGGAAACCGAAAAGTTACGGGCCGGTTCAAGAATATGA
- a CDS encoding phenylacetate--CoA ligase, with protein MPLKRFPPKVESLAELEALQLKGLQWTVQHTYRNSPFYKARLDQAGVKPDDIKSLADLSRLPFTTADDFRLGYPYPMISVSHEEIVRIHASSGTTGKRKVVCYTQKDIDDWLDMFARCYEMAGLSRSDKVQICVGYGVWTAGAGFQLGCERFGAMTIPSGPGNLEMQMTFLQDFGTTVLCCTASMALLVAQEVNKRGLRDKLQLKKIIAGSERTSGAMKKKIMELLGVKEYYDIPGLTEVYGPGTGLSCQCSENIHYWADYYILEILDPETLEPVAPGEVGEMVYTTLGKEAAPLIRYRSRDLSRLVPEPCPCGCILPRHSPILGRSDDMFVIRGVNVYPSKLDTILSSIDNIGSEYQVILERRNDGKDYLLLKVERAEGVAESLDEESSRNIYSRIRTEVMVNPIIQIAAYDELPRSERKTKRIFDNREI; from the coding sequence ATGCCTTTAAAAAGATTTCCCCCGAAAGTTGAAAGCTTAGCAGAATTAGAGGCTCTCCAGCTTAAAGGTCTGCAATGGACCGTGCAGCATACCTATAGGAATTCGCCTTTTTATAAAGCCCGGCTTGATCAGGCCGGGGTTAAACCGGATGACATCAAATCATTGGCGGACTTGAGCCGGTTACCCTTTACCACTGCTGATGATTTTCGCCTGGGTTATCCTTACCCCATGATTTCGGTCAGCCACGAAGAGATTGTCAGAATTCATGCATCTTCTGGAACTACCGGCAAGCGCAAGGTTGTCTGTTACACCCAGAAAGATATTGATGACTGGCTGGATATGTTTGCCCGCTGTTATGAGATGGCCGGCCTGTCCCGCAGCGACAAGGTGCAGATCTGTGTCGGTTATGGTGTCTGGACTGCCGGGGCGGGTTTCCAGTTGGGCTGTGAGCGTTTCGGGGCCATGACGATTCCTTCCGGGCCGGGAAATCTGGAAATGCAGATGACCTTTTTGCAGGATTTCGGCACCACAGTTTTGTGCTGTACGGCTTCCATGGCCCTGTTGGTCGCCCAGGAAGTGAATAAACGTGGGCTGCGTGATAAACTGCAGCTGAAGAAAATCATCGCCGGTTCGGAAAGAACCAGTGGCGCCATGAAAAAAAAGATCATGGAATTACTGGGGGTCAAGGAATATTATGATATTCCCGGTTTGACCGAAGTTTATGGACCTGGTACCGGTTTGAGCTGTCAATGCAGTGAAAATATTCATTACTGGGCTGATTATTACATCCTGGAAATCCTCGACCCCGAGACCCTGGAACCGGTGGCTCCCGGCGAAGTGGGGGAGATGGTGTATACCACCCTGGGGAAGGAAGCAGCACCGCTGATTCGCTATCGTTCCAGAGATCTGAGCAGGTTGGTGCCGGAGCCATGCCCTTGTGGTTGTATCCTTCCTCGTCATTCGCCGATTTTAGGACGCAGTGACGATATGTTTGTCATCCGTGGAGTCAATGTATATCCCAGCAAACTGGATACTATTCTTTCCTCCATTGATAATATAGGCAGTGAATACCAGGTGATCCTTGAACGGCGGAATGACGGCAAGGATTATTTGCTCCTCAAAGTGGAAAGGGCGGAAGGGGTGGCTGAAAGCCTGGATGAGGAAAGTAGCAGAAATATTTATTCCCGGATTCGGACTGAAGTAATGGTGAACCCTATCATCCAGATTGCCGCCTACGATGAACTTCCACGCAGTGAACGAAAAACTAAACGCATTTTCGACAATCGGGAAATATAG
- a CDS encoding xanthine dehydrogenase family protein subunit M codes for MEQHFTYLRAGSITEALELKEQHGEQARFLSGGTDILLLIKKGIISPRLLISLRGIEELKGVRKNNGQVIIGSGTTLRTLEKSKLIADSFPALHDAVSQMASVQIRNVATLGGNIINASPGADCAAPLLIYRAMVTLVNRQGKERGVPLESFFTGFKRIDLKPDEIVKEFIIEMPPTGAGSAYLKFMKRNAMDLAHVGVGIYLFIGGNGHCEQALIGLATVAPTPIRAQPAEKYLQGRVIDQDSLSAAAEIAVGSISPIDDFRGRAWHKTEIVKTYIRRAGLLALSRIEK; via the coding sequence ATGGAGCAGCATTTTACCTACCTGCGTGCTGGATCGATCACTGAAGCATTGGAACTCAAAGAACAGCACGGAGAACAGGCTCGATTTCTCTCCGGCGGTACGGATATCCTGCTGTTGATAAAAAAAGGGATTATTTCTCCCCGGCTGCTGATTTCCCTCAGAGGCATTGAAGAACTGAAAGGTGTTCGTAAAAACAATGGTCAGGTGATCATCGGCAGTGGGACAACCTTGAGAACTCTGGAGAAATCAAAACTGATTGCTGATAGTTTTCCCGCCCTCCATGATGCTGTCAGCCAAATGGCTTCGGTGCAGATTCGCAATGTCGCCACCCTGGGAGGTAACATTATCAATGCTTCCCCGGGGGCTGACTGCGCCGCGCCATTACTGATTTATCGGGCGATGGTGACATTGGTCAACCGCCAAGGCAAGGAACGCGGTGTGCCCCTGGAAAGTTTTTTTACCGGTTTCAAACGTATTGATCTTAAACCAGATGAAATAGTCAAAGAATTTATTATCGAGATGCCGCCGACAGGCGCCGGTTCAGCTTATCTGAAGTTCATGAAGCGTAACGCCATGGACCTTGCCCATGTGGGAGTAGGAATTTATTTATTTATTGGTGGAAACGGCCATTGCGAACAGGCTTTGATAGGCCTGGCAACGGTGGCGCCAACACCCATCCGGGCGCAGCCAGCGGAAAAATATTTGCAGGGCCGGGTGATTGATCAGGATTCACTGTCCGCGGCAGCCGAGATTGCCGTTGGTTCAATCAGTCCTATTGATGATTTTCGCGGTCGGGCCTGGCATAAAACCGAGATTGTCAAAACCTATATCCGCCGGGCCGGACTGCTGGCCCTGAGCCGGATTGAAAAATAA